From the genome of Flavobacterium sediminis:
ATGCGTTTAATTTGCGTACAAAGCTACATAGGAAACTTTTAAAACAAAAAAAGTTTCCTAAGTTTTTGCATTTTTTTAACAAAGATTTAAAACTCAGGTAAAGTTTTCGGTTTTTCATAAAAAAATAGCGTACTTTGCCTTTGCGATAATTTTTTAAAATCCATGCAAACTATAACTGACTATCAGAATTCCATAGCGGAACATTTTAACTCTTTAGATGTACAGAAAGAGCCTGCAAATTTGTACAGTCCTATTCAGTATATCTTAAACATAGGAGGAAAGCGAATAAGACCTATGTTGACCGTTATGGTTGCAGATATTTTTAATTGTGCTATTGAAAAAGCATTGCCGGCAGCAACTGCTGTTGAGGTTTTTCATAATTTTTCATTGATTCATGACGATATTATGGATGAAGCTCCATTAAGAAGAGGACATCAGACAGTTCATGAAAAGTGGGATTTGAATACAGGAATATTATCAGGAGATGCCATGTTGATTTTGGCATATCAGTTTTTTGAAAATTACGAACCCAAAATATTTCGGCAATTAGCAAAATTATTTAGTAAAACAGCCTTAGAAGTTTGTGAAGGGCAGCAATATGATGTGGATTTTGAAATTCGAGAAGATGTTACGGTTCCGGAATATTTAAAAATGATCGAATATAAAACAGCTGTTTTAGTGGGGGCAGCAATGAAAATGGGCGCCATTGTTGCTGAAGCAAATGAAGAAGATGCAAATTTGGTCTATGATTTTGGTTTAAATCTGGGAATTGCATTCCAATTGCAGGATGATTATTTAGATGCTTTCGGAGATCCGGAGACTTTCGGGAAGCAAGTAGGAGGGGATATCATAGAAAATAAAAAGACCTATTTGTATTTAATGGCTATGCAAAATGCGGAAGAAGATATACAACGTCAGTTGCAGTATTTATTTTCATTAAAACCTAATGATAGTTCAGAGAAGGTAGAATTGGTTAAAAATATTTTCAGGAATTCAAGAGCTGATGAAATGACAAAATTGGCAATTCGGGAATATACTGATAAAGCGATGAAAACATTAGAGGCAATACAAGTTGCTGAAGATAAAAAGAAAGTTTTAAGAGCTTTTGGTGAAAATTTAATGAATAGAAATGTATAATCCACCGGCAAACATAGAAGCCTTATTCTTTCAGGCTGAAGAAGAAAATCTATACGAAAAGTTGATATTGCAATTGCAAAAGGATTTTCATCTGGCAAATGAAAGTTTGGATGTAGAGACAACAATGCTTCCTTTAGAGTTGAAGCAGCAATTACACGAAAAGATATATTTTTTAATCCAACATAAATTTGCAGAATACCTTAATCTGCTTTATGTGATTGACGTTTCTGAGAGTGAGGTAAAAAAATTAGACGGATCTGATCTGGTTGAACTTTCAGAACAAGTTGCCTTTTTAGTCTTAAAACGAGAATGGCAAAAGGTATGGTTTAGAAATAGATTCTGATAAAAGGCATGAAAGCATCTGCATAGACTCCTCGGTTATCTTTGTGCAACACATTATAGCGAACACCGAAAGTAATATTGTCAGTTCTGTAACCGGCTCCGAAAAATAAAGCCGTATTCCAGAAATCATCTTCATAGTGGTTGTAGAAATCTTCAAAGACTGTATTAACCCTTAGTTGTTCTACTTCAACGGAAAGCTGAACTTCTTCAATAGGATTGAATAAGCCTATTACACTTGCTCCGTAAATATTAGCTTTATAGAGGTCTTTTTGTTGGGAATAAGAATACTGTAATCCCAGGCCGGCAGCAACATATTGGTTAAAATTATAAATAGCACTAGGGGCTACAGAAATATCAGTATATCCGTTGCCAAATCCTAAACCTAAACCGCCACCGAACTGTACTTTTTCCCAAAAATTAGATTTTGTTTTGAATTCTTGCGAATTTTGAGCAGAAATGGATAGGCTAAAATAAAATAAAAACACAGAATTCAATAAAACTGTTAAAATCTTTGAGAATTTCATTTTCATAAAACCTTTTCTAAAAAATTAATGATATAAAAATACGATTTTCTTTAAAAGATTATCACAAATGTTTTACTTTTGCATAAAAATTTTTTAATTAAAAGGTCATTTAGACACGATTATGGATAGGTTTTCCTTTTTAAACGCTGCACACACGGCTTTTTTTGCCGATTTATACGATCAATATTTGCAAAGTCCAGACAGCGTAGAACCAAGTTGGAGAAGTTTTTTTCAAGGGTTCGATTTTGCACTGGCAAATTACGGTTCAGAAGAAGTAGGACAACAAATTGCCTACATTGCTTCAGGTGAGTCCCAAGATTCAGGAAAAGTTTCTGAAAAATTACAAAAAGAATTTAATGTACTTAAATTAATTGAAGGTTACAGAACAAGAGGGCATTTGTTTACCAAAACAAATCCGGTTCGGGAAAGAAGAACGTACACGCCTACTTTAGCACTGGAGAATTTCGGACTTTCATCGGCTGATTTGAATACAGTTTTTGATGCTGCTAAAATGGTAAATATGCAGCCGACAACTTTAGCTGAGATCATTAAACACCTTGAACGTGTTTATTGTCAGTCTATCGGGGTTGAATTTATGTATATCAGAAATCCTGAAATACAGGAATGGATTAAAAATCGGTTAGATGTTAACGACAATCAACCGGCTTTCTCTCCGGATCAGAAGAAAAACATCTTAAAGAAGCTCAATGAAGCAGTTTCTTTCGAAACATTTTTACATACTAAATATGTTGGACAAAAGCGTTTCTCACTTGAAGGGTGTGAATCTGCAATCCCGGCTTTAGACGCTTTGATAGAAGCGGCTGCAGAAAAGGGAGTTGAACAATTTGTAATGGGAATGGCGCATAGAGGTAGATTGAATGTGTTGGCAAATATTTTCGGAAAAAACACTCAAAATATATTCTCTGAATTTGACGGTAAGGATTATGATGATGATATGTATTTTGACGGAGATGTTAAATACCATTTAGGGCTTACATCTGATCGCTCAACGGATTCCGGTAAAAAAATAAACTTAAATTTAGCACCTAATCCTTCGCACTTAGAAACAGTTGGTGCTGTGATTGAAGGAATTGCTCGTGCTAAACAAGATCATAATCATTCAAATGATACTTCTAAAGTATTGCCGATTGCCGTTCACGGCGACGCTGCAATAGCAGGTCAGGGAATCGTTTATGAAATTGTACAGATGGCAAAACTGGATGGTTATAAAACAGGCGGAACAATTCACTTAGTGATCAATAACCAGGTAGGTTTTACCACTAACTATTTAGATGCTCGTTCGTCGACCTACTGTACAGATGTAGCTAAAGTAACATTGTCTCCTGTGTTGCATGTTAATGCAGACGATGCTGAGGCTGTTGTACACGCTATGTTATTTGCATTGGATTACAGAATGCAGTTTGGCGGTGATGTATTCATCGATTTATTAGGCTATAGAAAATATGGACATAATGAAGGAGATGAACCTCGTTTTACACAACCGAAACTATACAAGATTATTTCTAAACACGAAAATGCTCGTGACATTTATGCTGAAAAACTAAAATCAGAAGGTGTTATTGATGCCACTTTTGTAAAAAGTTTAGAAGAAGCTTACAAAGCTAAATTAGATGAAAATTTAGAAGAGTCTCGTAAAAAAGATCTAACGGTGATTACTCCTTTTATGCAAAATGAGTGGGAAGGTTTTCATCAGGTTTCAGATGACGTGATGCTTCAAAAAGTAGATACTTCTTTTGATAAAGAAAAATTAACAGAAATTGCTACTACGATCACTAATCTTCCGAAAGACAAAAAATTCATTAACAAAATCTCACGCTTGATCGCTGACAGAAATGCAATGTATTTTGAGAAAGATCAGTTAGATTGGGCAATGGGAGAGTTATTGGCTTATGGCTCTTTATTAGCGGAAGGATATGATGTAAGAATGTCAGGCCAGGATGTGGAAAGAGGAACATTCTCTCACCGTCATGCCGTAGTTAAAGTAGAAGATTCTGAAGAAGAAGTAGTACTGTTAAATGAAATAGCAGACAAAAAAGGAAACTTCTATATCTACAATTCATTATTGTCGGAATATGGTGTACTTGGTTTTGAATACGGTTATGCTTTAGCATCTCCTAAAACATTAACCATTTGGGAAGCACAATTCGGTGATTTCTCAAACGGAGCCCAAATTATGATGGATCAGTACATTTCTGCAGGAGAAGACAAATGGAACAGTCAAAACGGAATTGTTTTATTGTTGCCTCACGGGTATGAGAACCAGGGAGCAGAACACTCATCAGCACGTATGGAGCGTTATTTACAGTTATGTGCAAAACACAACATGTATATAGCTGATTGTACAACTCCGGCTAACTTCTTCCATTTGATGAGAAGACAAATGAAAACGAATTTCCGTAAACCATTGGTAGTATTCTCGCCAAAAAGTTTATTACGTCACCCACTAGCAGTTTCAAAGGTGGATGAATTAGCTAACGGTCGATTCCAGGAAGTAATTGATGATCCGGCAGTAACAGACAAAAAAGCGATCAAATCGTTGGTGTTCTGTACCGGTAAAGTATATTATGATATCATTGCTAAACGTGAAGAGTTAGGAAGAAATGATGTTGCAGTTGTGCGTTTAGAACAATTGTTCCCGTTGCCGGTTGAGCAATTGAGAGATATAATTGCAAGTTATCCTAATGTTGACGATTATGTTTGGGCGCAGGAAGAACCTAAGAACATGGGAGCGTACAGTTTCATGTTGATGAATTTTAACTTAGTTAAGCTACGATTGGCTTCGCCTAAAGCTTATAGTGCTCCTGCAGCAGGTAGTTATGAGCGTTCTAAAAAACGTCAGGCTAATGCTATTGCAATGGTTTTTGATAAAGATTTATTTAATTAATTTTACACAACAATAATAAAAGGCTCCCTGTTTCATAATTAAGAACGAAAAGGGAAAACGTTAAACAACATAGAGTTATGATTTTAGAAATGAAAGTCCCTTCTCCGGGAGAATCTATCACCGAAGTTGAAATTGCAACTTGGTTAGTAAAAGATGGTGATTACGTAGAAAAAGATCAAGCTATTGCTGAAGTGGATTCAGATAAAGCGACTTTAGAATTACCTGCTGAAGCAAGCGGTATTATTACCCTTAAAGCAGAAGAAGGTGATGCAGTTGCAGTGGGGCAAGTAGTTTGTTTAATTGATACGAGTGCTGCTAAACCTGAAGGTGATGCAGCTCCTGTAGCAAAAGAAGAACCTAAAGCAGAAGAGAAAAAAGTTGAAGCAGCTCCGGTACCGACGCCAACGCCGGCACCAACTTATGCTACCAGCGCACCGTCTCCTGCTGCTAAGAAAATATTAGCCGAGAAAAACATTGATCCTACGACTATTGCAGGAACAGGAAAAGGCGGAAGGATTACAAAAGATGATGCTGTAAATGCAGTACCTTCAATGGGAACTCCAACCGGTGGTCCACGTGGTAGTGAGCGTAAAAAATTATCAATGTTGCGTCGTAAAGTAGCAGAACGTTTAGTAGCGGCTAAAAACGAAACAGCAATGTTAACTACGTTCAACGAAGTTGATATGAGTGCTATCTATGCTTTACGTAATGAATACAAAGAAGCTTTTAAAGCAAAACATGGTTTAGGCTTAGGATTTATGTCATTCTTTACGAAAGCAGTTACCAGAGCTTTACAGTTATATCCGGATGTGAACTCTATGATCGACGGTCAAGAGCAAATTGCTTACGATTTTTGTGATATTTCAGTAGCTGTATCAGGTCCGAAAGGGTTAATGGTTCCTGTAGTTCGCAATGCAGAACTATTGTCTTTCCGCGGCGTTGAAGCTGAAATCAAACGTTTAGCTATACGTGCTCGTGACGGACAAATTACAGTTGATGAAATGACCGGAGGTACATTTACTATTTCTAATGGTGGAGTATTCGGAAGTATGTTGTCTACACCAATTATCAATCCTCCTCAATCCGGTATTTTAGGAATGCATAATGTAGTTGAGAGAGCGATTGTTAAAAATGGACAAATCGTGATCGCTCCGGTAATGTATGTGGCTTTATCATATGACCATAGAATCATTGACGGGCGTGAGTCTGTAGGGTTCTTAGTTGCTGTTAAAGAGGCATTGGAAAATCCGGTTGAAATTTTAATGGATAATAATCCTAAAAAAGCTTTAGAACTGTAAATATTTAGGTTTTAAATAATAAAAAAAGAGACGATTTAATCGTCTCTTTTTTTTATACTGCTTTTTTCAAAAGATCAAACATAGGGCAACGTTTACAACGTTTGTTTTCGCCTTTCTTATATTTTTCACAACATTTTGATTTGCAATTTTCAGCAACTTTAATGTCGTTTATGTTTAACTTTTTAAGTTTTTTCTTTTTACTTTTTTTGTCCTTTTCCTTGCTCATAAAATCATAATAATCAGAGCAAAGATATGACTATTTTTAAATATTCTAAATAAAAATTACTTAGAATTGATTGCAATTGAACTGGTAACGGATAATTGTTGAATATCTCTGTCAAACAAATACAGTCCGCCTCTGTCTTCACCAATTAAATTGATCTTATCCAGAATAGTTTTGGCCTGAGCTTCTTCCTCAATCTGTTCAGAAACGTACCATTGCAGGAAATTATGCGTGGCATAATCTTTTTCATTTAAGGTAGTGTGGACCAATTCGTTAATGGAATTAGAAACGAAAAGCTCGTGCTGGTATAATTCTTCGAACATTTCTTTGAATGTTCCGAATTTAGTTTTCGGGGCTTTTAAATCAGTGACCAAAGCATGTCCGCCTCTTTCATTGACATATTTTACCAGTTTAAGCATGTGGGAACGCTCCTCATCAGACTGGTTATACATGAACTGTGCAACTCCTTCTAAACCTTGAATCTCAGCCCAACAAGCCATTGACAAGTAGATCTGAGAAGATTCAGCTTCAATTTTGATTTGTTTATTTAATGTGTCTTCAATGTTTTTAGATAGCATAACTTCTTTTCTTTAAAGTTACAAAAAAATTAATTTATAGTAGCTCCGTTCATAACACCGTCAGCGTCAGGATTAACGAAAACTAATTTTCCTTCAGCGTTATTGGTCATTAAGATCATTCCCTCACTTTCCACACCACGTAGTGCTCTCGGGGCTAAATTTACTAAAACGGTAACCTGTTTTCCGATAATTTCTTCCGGAGTGAAATGTTCTGCAATTCCGGAAACTATGGTTCGAATATCAATTCCTGTATCTACTTTTAATACTAAAAGTTTATTGGCTTTCGGCATCTTTTCGGCTTCAAGAATCGTTCCTACCCGTAGATCCATTTTAGAGAAATCATCAAAAGTAGCTGTTTCTTTTTGCGGTTCAGCCTTAGCATTGGCTATTTGATTTGCTTTTTTAGAAGCTTCAAGTTTATCCAGTTGTTTTTGAATATCAGCATCCTCAATTTGAGCAAATAAAATTTCAGACTTACCGATTTCATGTTCCGGTTTAACCAAGTTCCATTGGCTAAAATCTAAATCCCAAGCGTTAGATTGAATGTTCAGGATGTTTTTTAACTTGTTTGAAGTAAACGGTAAAAACGGTTCTGCTAAAATAGCCAGAGCTGAAGCAATTTGCAAAGCTACATACATTTGCGTTTTTACACGTTCCGGATTTTCTTTAACCATTTTCCATGGTTCTTCATCAGCTAAATATTTATTTCCCAAGCGAGCTACATTCATCATTTCACCTAAAGCTTCTCTGAAACGGTAGCGCTCAATGGAAGACGTAATTACCGCCGGATAGGCTTTTAGTTCAGTTAAAGTTTGCTCGTCAACTTCTGTTAATTCGTTTGGTGCAGGAACAATTCCGTTATAATATTTGTGCGTTAATACCACCACACGGTTAATAAAGTTTCCGAAAATAGCCGCTAATTCATTATTGTTTCTGGCTTGGAAATCTTTCCATGTGAAATCATTATCTTTTGTTTCCGGAGCATTAGCGGTTAAGGTATAACGTAAAGCATCTTGTTTGCCCGGAAAATCTTCTAAGTATTCATGCAGCCATACAGCCCAGTTTTTTGAAGTGGACAATTTATTACCTTCTAAATTCAGGAACTCATTGGCCGGAACATTGTCAGGTAAGATATAACTTCCTTCTGCTTTTAGCATAACCGGAAAAATAATGCAGTGAAAAACAATATTGTCCTTTCCGATGAAGTGCACTAATTTAGTATCTTGATCTTTCCAATAGGGTTCCCAATCTTTTCCTTCTCTGGCAGCCCATTCTTTAGTAGACGAAATGTAACCGATAGGAGCATCAAACCAAACGTATAGTTTTTTTCCTTCGGCTCCTTCAACCGGAACGTCAATTCCCCAATCCAAGTCGCGAGTTACGGCGCGAGGTTCTAATCCGCCATCAACCCATGATTTTACTTGCCCGTAGACATTAGGTTTCCAATCGTTTTTATGACCTTCCAGTATCCATTCTCTTAGAAAGTTGTCGTATTCATTTAACGGAAGAAACCAGTGTTTGGTAGACTTTAAAACCGGTTTAGTTCCGGTAATGGTCGATTTCGGATTAATTAAGTCGGTTGCATTTAAAGAAGTACCGCATTTTTCACATTGATCGCCGTAAGCTTCTTCGTTTCCGCATTTCGGACAAGTTCCGATCACAAAACGATCGGCTAGAAACTGATCTGCTTTTTCATCGTATAATTGTTCTGTAGTTTCTTCAATAAACTTGCCGTCATCATATAGTTTTCTGAAAAATTCAGAAGCCGTATCATGATGTATCTTAGCAGAAGTGCGGGAATAATTATCGAATGCAATTCCGAATTCTTCAAATGATTTACGAATAATGCCGTCGTACTTGTCAATTACTTGTTGCGGAGTGATTCCTTCTTTCTTTGCTTTCATGGAAATCGCAACTCCGTGTTCGTCACTTCCGCAAACAAAAGCAACATCTTTTCCTTGCAAACGAAGATAACGCGCGTAAATATCAGCCGGAACATAAACACCGGCTAAATGTCCGATGTGAATAGGACCGTTAGTATAAGGCAAGGCTGCCGTTATGGTATATCTCTTAGGATTTTCTGACATAAAAAATAAATTTAGTTTTCGAAAAGCATCGAAATGATTGCAAAAATAATTCATTAGTGATGAATTAGCGAATTTTTGATTTGATTTTGTGTATTTTTGAGTAAAGTTTATTACAGAATATGATGAAAAGCTATTTTGTAATCTTATATATTATTTCAATTTATTCTTATTCACAAAAGAAAATGATTATTCCTCCTTATTTAAAAAAAGGCGACACGGTTGCTATTGTCTGTACAGCGCGAAAATTTTTTCCTGAAGATGCTAAACCTGCTATTGAATTGTTAGAATCCTGGGTTTAAATGTCAGATTAGGGAATACAATAGGATTGGATAGTTGTCAATTGGGAGGAACAGACGATGAGCGCGCTGCTGATTTTCAGCAACAGATGGACGATGAGAATGTGAAAGCGATCTGGTGTGCAAGAGGCGGGTATGGTACGGTAAGGATAGTTGATTCATTGGATTTTTCGAAATTTAAGAAACATCCGAAATGGATTATGGGTTTCAGTGATGTAACGGTTTTGCATAGTCAATTGAATAAAGAACGGATTGCGTCTTTGCATTCGATCATGCCGTTTACAGTTCCTAAAGCACCGGAAGAGATAAAAGAAACGTTACATGATGCATTATTTGGTAAAAAGTTACATTATACTACACCTTCACTACCTTATAATATTACAGGAAAAGCTAAAGGAGAGCTAGTGGGCGGTAATCTGTCTATTTTATACAGTTTGATGGGTTCAGATTCATCTATCGATACAAAAGATAAGATTTTGTTCATAGAAGATTTGGACGAATACCTGTATCATGTGGATCGAATGATGTATAATTTAAAGCGAAATGGTTATTTTGAAAAATTAAGAGGCCTTATAGTAGGAGGGATGACGGATATGCATGATAATGAAATTCCTTTTGGCCAAAATGCCGTACAGATCATCACAGCGATTGCTCAGGAATATAATATTCCGGTTGCATTTGATTTTCCTGTCGGACATCAGAGGGATAACAGAACGTTGATTTTAGGGGAAAAAGTTTTGTTGGAAGTGAGAGAAGATGAAGTAGTTTTAGACTTTTCGGAATAGTATATTACAATGGCTGAACACAATGAATTAGGGAAGTTAGGGGAAGAATTAGCAGTAGCATTTCTGGAAGAACAAGGCTATGCTGTTCTGGAAACTAATTGGATTTTTGATAAGGCTGAAATTGATATTATTGCTCAAAAAGATTCTGTTTTGGTTGCTGTCGAAGTTAAAACACGTTCCTCAATTGAATTTGGTTTGCCACAGGATTTTGTAAAACCAAAGAAGATACAACTTTTGGTAAAAGCTGTTAATCAATATATTGAACAGAATGATTTAGATGTGGAAGTTCGCTTTGATATTATAGCGATCACAAAGAAAAGTGGTAATTATAACATTGAGCATATAAAAGAGGCTTTTTATTATTTTTAGAGTTATAATTGTAACAATTTGTTTTCTTTTTATATATTTGTGGAAAGCACACAACAAATCTAACAAAATGAAAACTATTTCTTCTGTAGTTGAAAACTACATCAAGTCAAAGCCCTTTTTATTGAATTCCTTATCTCAGGGAATTATTAACCTTACATCCTTAGCTAGAGTTATGATGCCGGAGTTAGAGAAAGAACTAGGTAAAGACGTGAAGCAAGGTGCTGTTGTTATGGCGCTTAAGAGGTTGTCTGAGGAATTGGATTTTAAGATCAATTTAAAAATTTCTAAAGTACTTCGTAATCTGGGAGAAATAACGGTTCGTTCGTCTTTGGTGGATTATGCTTTTGCAATTTCAGAAACTTTATTAGAAAATCAGGTAAAGCTGATCTCTGAAATCAATAAAAATCAGGATATCTTTTATACGTCATCACGAGGAGTAAATGAAACCAATATTATTATTAGCAGAGCCGTTGCTGATTTGGTTGATAATATTTTTAAAAATGAGAAGCAAACACATAAAATTGAAAATCTGTCTTCTATTTCGGTAAAATTACCTCAGGAAAATGTTTCTGTTCCCGGCGTGTATTATTACATCTTTCAGCGTTTAGCTTGGGAAGGAGTTGTTATTCATGAAGTTATTTCTACGACAAATGAATTTACGATCATTGTGAGAGACGAGCAAATAGATGTCGCTTTTAAAGTAATAAAAGGCTTAAAAGTGGTTAATGAATAACAAAAAAAAGGGATTTTTTTTTACATATCAAAAAGAAACGTATTTTTACCAATCATTATACTAAAAATAAAGGAATTGAGTTAAAGGTTTAAAAGCGTTTTTATTTTGAAAAACAAGAGCATATCTACATATATAATCTTCATCGGAATATTGTCTTTAATCGTCGCCTGTTCGGTAAAGAAAGACAAGTTCATTAATCGTAATTTCCACGCTGTAACTACCGAGTATAATATTTTATACAACGGGAATTTAGCGTTAGATGCCGGATTAGAAGAATTAAAAACAACATATCAGGACAATTTTTGGGAAGTTCTACCTATTGAGCGTACAACTGATAAAGAACAGAATATTCTGCCCGGTCAGACTAAGAATGCTAATTTTGAACGTGCTGAAGAAAAAGCAGTAAAAGCAGTTCAGAAACATTCTATGAATATCGGAGGAACAGAGCGAAACCCTCAAATGGATGAGGCATATCTGCTTTTGGCTAAAGCGCGATACTATGACAATCGTTTTATTCCGGCACTGGAAGCTTTAAACTATATTCTGTATAAATATCCTAAAAGCGACAGGATCTATCATGCAAAAGTTTGGCGTGAAAAAGTTAATATTCGTTTAAACAGTGAAGAATTAGCAATAAAAAACCTAAAGAAACTCTTAGAAAGTCAGAAGATTGAAGGACAGGATTTAGCAGACGCAAATGCTATGCTTACTCAGGCTTACATTAATTTAGAAGCAATTGACAGCGCCATAACAACGGTTAAGGTGGCTAAAAATGAAACAAAAAGCAAAGAAGAAAAAGCCCGTTATACTTTTATATTAGGACAGTTGTATGAAAAGATGAATTATAAGGACAGCGCTTT
Proteins encoded in this window:
- a CDS encoding polyprenyl synthetase family protein, producing MQTITDYQNSIAEHFNSLDVQKEPANLYSPIQYILNIGGKRIRPMLTVMVADIFNCAIEKALPAATAVEVFHNFSLIHDDIMDEAPLRRGHQTVHEKWDLNTGILSGDAMLILAYQFFENYEPKIFRQLAKLFSKTALEVCEGQQYDVDFEIREDVTVPEYLKMIEYKTAVLVGAAMKMGAIVAEANEEDANLVYDFGLNLGIAFQLQDDYLDAFGDPETFGKQVGGDIIENKKTYLYLMAMQNAEEDIQRQLQYLFSLKPNDSSEKVELVKNIFRNSRADEMTKLAIREYTDKAMKTLEAIQVAEDKKKVLRAFGENLMNRNV
- a CDS encoding 2-oxoglutarate dehydrogenase E1 component translates to MDRFSFLNAAHTAFFADLYDQYLQSPDSVEPSWRSFFQGFDFALANYGSEEVGQQIAYIASGESQDSGKVSEKLQKEFNVLKLIEGYRTRGHLFTKTNPVRERRTYTPTLALENFGLSSADLNTVFDAAKMVNMQPTTLAEIIKHLERVYCQSIGVEFMYIRNPEIQEWIKNRLDVNDNQPAFSPDQKKNILKKLNEAVSFETFLHTKYVGQKRFSLEGCESAIPALDALIEAAAEKGVEQFVMGMAHRGRLNVLANIFGKNTQNIFSEFDGKDYDDDMYFDGDVKYHLGLTSDRSTDSGKKINLNLAPNPSHLETVGAVIEGIARAKQDHNHSNDTSKVLPIAVHGDAAIAGQGIVYEIVQMAKLDGYKTGGTIHLVINNQVGFTTNYLDARSSTYCTDVAKVTLSPVLHVNADDAEAVVHAMLFALDYRMQFGGDVFIDLLGYRKYGHNEGDEPRFTQPKLYKIISKHENARDIYAEKLKSEGVIDATFVKSLEEAYKAKLDENLEESRKKDLTVITPFMQNEWEGFHQVSDDVMLQKVDTSFDKEKLTEIATTITNLPKDKKFINKISRLIADRNAMYFEKDQLDWAMGELLAYGSLLAEGYDVRMSGQDVERGTFSHRHAVVKVEDSEEEVVLLNEIADKKGNFYIYNSLLSEYGVLGFEYGYALASPKTLTIWEAQFGDFSNGAQIMMDQYISAGEDKWNSQNGIVLLLPHGYENQGAEHSSARMERYLQLCAKHNMYIADCTTPANFFHLMRRQMKTNFRKPLVVFSPKSLLRHPLAVSKVDELANGRFQEVIDDPAVTDKKAIKSLVFCTGKVYYDIIAKREELGRNDVAVVRLEQLFPLPVEQLRDIIASYPNVDDYVWAQEEPKNMGAYSFMLMNFNLVKLRLASPKAYSAPAAGSYERSKKRQANAIAMVFDKDLFN
- the odhB gene encoding 2-oxoglutarate dehydrogenase complex dihydrolipoyllysine-residue succinyltransferase, whose product is MILEMKVPSPGESITEVEIATWLVKDGDYVEKDQAIAEVDSDKATLELPAEASGIITLKAEEGDAVAVGQVVCLIDTSAAKPEGDAAPVAKEEPKAEEKKVEAAPVPTPTPAPTYATSAPSPAAKKILAEKNIDPTTIAGTGKGGRITKDDAVNAVPSMGTPTGGPRGSERKKLSMLRRKVAERLVAAKNETAMLTTFNEVDMSAIYALRNEYKEAFKAKHGLGLGFMSFFTKAVTRALQLYPDVNSMIDGQEQIAYDFCDISVAVSGPKGLMVPVVRNAELLSFRGVEAEIKRLAIRARDGQITVDEMTGGTFTISNGGVFGSMLSTPIINPPQSGILGMHNVVERAIVKNGQIVIAPVMYVALSYDHRIIDGRESVGFLVAVKEALENPVEILMDNNPKKALEL
- a CDS encoding ferritin, producing the protein MLSKNIEDTLNKQIKIEAESSQIYLSMACWAEIQGLEGVAQFMYNQSDEERSHMLKLVKYVNERGGHALVTDLKAPKTKFGTFKEMFEELYQHELFVSNSINELVHTTLNEKDYATHNFLQWYVSEQIEEEAQAKTILDKINLIGEDRGGLYLFDRDIQQLSVTSSIAINSK
- the metG gene encoding methionine--tRNA ligase, which produces MSENPKRYTITAALPYTNGPIHIGHLAGVYVPADIYARYLRLQGKDVAFVCGSDEHGVAISMKAKKEGITPQQVIDKYDGIIRKSFEEFGIAFDNYSRTSAKIHHDTASEFFRKLYDDGKFIEETTEQLYDEKADQFLADRFVIGTCPKCGNEEAYGDQCEKCGTSLNATDLINPKSTITGTKPVLKSTKHWFLPLNEYDNFLREWILEGHKNDWKPNVYGQVKSWVDGGLEPRAVTRDLDWGIDVPVEGAEGKKLYVWFDAPIGYISSTKEWAAREGKDWEPYWKDQDTKLVHFIGKDNIVFHCIIFPVMLKAEGSYILPDNVPANEFLNLEGNKLSTSKNWAVWLHEYLEDFPGKQDALRYTLTANAPETKDNDFTWKDFQARNNNELAAIFGNFINRVVVLTHKYYNGIVPAPNELTEVDEQTLTELKAYPAVITSSIERYRFREALGEMMNVARLGNKYLADEEPWKMVKENPERVKTQMYVALQIASALAILAEPFLPFTSNKLKNILNIQSNAWDLDFSQWNLVKPEHEIGKSEILFAQIEDADIQKQLDKLEASKKANQIANAKAEPQKETATFDDFSKMDLRVGTILEAEKMPKANKLLVLKVDTGIDIRTIVSGIAEHFTPEEIIGKQVTVLVNLAPRALRGVESEGMILMTNNAEGKLVFVNPDADGVMNGATIN
- a CDS encoding YraN family protein, giving the protein MAEHNELGKLGEELAVAFLEEQGYAVLETNWIFDKAEIDIIAQKDSVLVAVEVKTRSSIEFGLPQDFVKPKKIQLLVKAVNQYIEQNDLDVEVRFDIIAITKKSGNYNIEHIKEAFYYF
- a CDS encoding aspartate kinase — encoded protein: MKTISSVVENYIKSKPFLLNSLSQGIINLTSLARVMMPELEKELGKDVKQGAVVMALKRLSEELDFKINLKISKVLRNLGEITVRSSLVDYAFAISETLLENQVKLISEINKNQDIFYTSSRGVNETNIIISRAVADLVDNIFKNEKQTHKIENLSSISVKLPQENVSVPGVYYYIFQRLAWEGVVIHEVISTTNEFTIIVRDEQIDVAFKVIKGLKVVNE